The Mycoplasmopsis gallinacea genome includes a window with the following:
- a CDS encoding YhcH/YjgK/YiaL family protein, with amino-acid sequence MIFDKLTNLKNYKGMSKDLDASIEWLIKNDYTQIPEGVTTINENVLIKKGTFDARRYANPICEIHHNHFDIHLYGAQPEKIVYNPHTQLQNTTIISEYNKENDVVFFNEPNKDVEIELTPGTFALFFPNETHCPGINDSVEKVTKYIVKIKS; translated from the coding sequence ATGATTTTTGATAAATTAACAAATTTAAAAAACTACAAAGGAATGAGTAAAGATTTAGATGCTTCAATTGAGTGATTAATTAAAAATGATTACACACAAATTCCTGAAGGAGTAACTACAATTAATGAAAATGTACTTATCAAAAAAGGTACATTTGACGCTCGTAGATATGCTAATCCAATTTGTGAAATTCACCACAATCATTTTGATATCCACCTTTATGGAGCTCAACCTGAAAAAATTGTATATAACCCACATACACAACTTCAAAATACAACTATTATTTCAGAATACAACAAAGAAAACGATGTTGTGTTCTTTAACGAACCAAATAAAGATGTAGAAATTGAACTTACACCAGGTACATTTGCCTTATTTTTCCCAAATGAAACACATTGTCCAGGGATTAATGACAGTGTAGAAAAAGTAACCAAATACATAGTAAAAATTAAGTCTTAA
- a CDS encoding phosphotransferase produces the protein MKTKIEVGYTNQSYKVDDKVFMQEKKYNGFNHKINYELLSKLDFVPKLIENDQDIISWEWIDSKEIILDDKLLIQVAKNLKTLHDSKLEFPKNNLAARVKNYQKIIREKGLKIPVIDKYFRRINNILAKSLKNRPLHNDLFPFNFLIDKNDKLYFVDWEYATMGDKHFDLAYFICSAHLTKEQEEVFLNEYDSYWEEYLIQQKILVYYLVILWVNAQPIKYFDDAFYIEKLEETAKEFEYKKTNKLFKE, from the coding sequence ATGAAAACAAAAATTGAAGTAGGATATACAAATCAATCGTATAAAGTAGATGATAAAGTCTTTATGCAAGAGAAAAAATACAATGGATTTAACCACAAAATCAATTACGAACTTTTATCCAAATTAGATTTTGTGCCTAAACTTATCGAAAATGATCAAGATATCATCTCTTGAGAATGAATTGATAGTAAGGAAATTATCTTAGATGATAAATTGTTAATTCAAGTTGCTAAAAACCTTAAAACTTTGCATGATTCAAAGCTTGAATTCCCAAAGAATAACTTAGCTGCAAGGGTAAAAAATTATCAAAAAATAATTCGTGAAAAAGGTTTAAAAATTCCAGTGATTGACAAATATTTCAGAAGAATTAATAACATTCTTGCTAAAAGTCTAAAAAATAGACCGCTTCATAATGATCTTTTCCCATTTAACTTTTTAATTGATAAAAACGATAAATTGTATTTTGTTGATTGAGAATATGCAACAATGGGAGATAAGCACTTTGATCTTGCTTACTTTATTTGTTCTGCTCATTTAACTAAAGAGCAAGAAGAAGTCTTTTTAAATGAGTATGATTCTTACTGAGAAGAATACTTAATCCAACAAAAAATTCTTGTGTATTATTTAGTCATTTTATGAGTAAATGCGCAACCAATTAAATATTTTGATGATGCTTTTTACATTGAAAAATTAGAAGAAACTGCTAAAGAATTTGAGTATAAAAAAACAAACAAACTATTTAAGGAATAA
- a CDS encoding FAD-dependent oxidoreductase translates to MKILVVGANHAGTSFLRTLKTLNPNAEVVAYDRNTNTSFLGCGIALWVGGEFESSEGLFYSSPEILVKEYGVKLKTSHEVIKIDKDKKEVVVKNLETGEEFVDNYDKLVFAGGTWPIEPQIKGKEYKNIMLSKLFQHAEEIVEKANDKKIKDVVVVGAGYIGVELVEAFHLKGKNVTLIDLQNRVVPNYFDSEFTDVMEQNMAKEGIKLQLGEKVQEFKSKDGEHVSSVVTDKGEYKADLVILCIGFKPRTDALEGVEKLPNGAIKVDQFQRSISDENIYAIGDSAALKNVVTNDYSHVALATNAVKSGLVAALHLIGLNVPFPGVAGTNAINVFDCHYASTGLTKEAALKAGIEAAESEYWIDNDKPEFMRDHEKVACKITYDKNTFRLLGVQIGSWGKTIHTEVIYMFALAIQKGLSLPEIALTDVYFLPHFNKPFNFFLMPMLNALGIKYKK, encoded by the coding sequence ATGAAAATTTTAGTTGTTGGTGCAAACCATGCAGGTACATCATTTTTAAGAACACTTAAAACATTAAATCCTAATGCAGAAGTAGTTGCTTATGATAGAAATACAAACACTTCATTCTTAGGATGTGGAATTGCATTATGAGTTGGTGGTGAATTTGAAAGTTCAGAAGGTCTTTTTTACTCATCTCCAGAAATTTTAGTAAAAGAATATGGTGTTAAATTAAAAACAAGTCATGAAGTTATTAAAATTGACAAAGATAAAAAAGAAGTTGTTGTTAAAAACTTAGAAACTGGTGAAGAATTTGTTGATAATTATGATAAATTAGTTTTTGCTGGTGGAACATGACCAATTGAACCACAAATCAAAGGGAAAGAATACAAAAACATTATGCTTTCAAAACTTTTCCAACACGCAGAAGAAATTGTTGAAAAAGCAAATGATAAGAAAATTAAAGATGTTGTGGTTGTAGGAGCTGGATACATTGGGGTTGAGCTTGTTGAAGCTTTCCACTTAAAAGGTAAAAATGTAACTCTTATTGACTTACAAAACAGAGTTGTTCCAAACTACTTTGATTCAGAATTTACTGATGTTATGGAACAAAATATGGCTAAAGAAGGTATTAAATTACAACTTGGTGAAAAAGTTCAAGAATTTAAATCTAAAGATGGAGAACACGTATCAAGTGTTGTTACAGATAAAGGTGAATACAAAGCTGATTTAGTTATTTTATGTATCGGATTTAAACCTAGAACAGATGCTCTTGAAGGTGTTGAAAAATTACCTAATGGCGCAATTAAAGTTGATCAGTTCCAACGTTCAATTAGTGATGAAAACATCTATGCAATCGGTGATTCAGCAGCATTAAAAAATGTTGTAACAAATGATTATTCACACGTAGCTTTAGCAACAAATGCTGTAAAAAGTGGTCTTGTAGCTGCTCTTCACTTAATCGGTCTTAATGTGCCATTCCCAGGTGTTGCTGGAACAAATGCAATTAATGTTTTTGATTGCCACTATGCTTCAACTGGACTTACAAAAGAAGCTGCTCTTAAAGCTGGAATTGAAGCTGCAGAATCAGAATACTGAATTGACAATGATAAACCAGAATTTATGAGAGATCATGAAAAAGTTGCATGTAAAATTACATACGACAAAAACACATTTAGACTTTTAGGGGTGCAAATTGGTTCATGAGGTAAAACAATTCATACAGAAGTTATCTACATGTTTGCACTTGCAATTCAAAAAGGATTATCACTTCCTGAAATTGCTTTAACAGACGTTTACTTCCTTCCACACTTTAATAAACCATTTAACTTCTTCTTAATGCCAATGCTTAATGCACTAGGAATCAAATACAAAAAATAA
- a CDS encoding MAGa3780 family membrane protein translates to MKLTLFLKEKYNSFTKMQKIVFLIALMTLFVLIASTLINWHIISSKAIQKINLLQADERKFLLNSELHGIKALGMFWRTNLTFTWLSNTFLVIALFIYAFHPKNYIVKQVFFLAIVYITITFVVYWTLIFGPDLKKFTPLYFFNTFIIHAVNPILGFVVWIMNRKELEVSRKTIYLSLITMVCYYFFALITFFMALPIHNELQNVQLKENATLTKELDMTIYGFLNFTHPLFYKGTNTFVIVLLNIVIFVFGSVLTPLIGLFWTKVFRVKIRKR, encoded by the coding sequence ATGAAATTAACATTATTTTTAAAAGAAAAATACAATTCTTTTACAAAAATGCAAAAAATTGTATTTTTAATTGCGTTAATGACACTTTTTGTCTTAATTGCATCTACTTTAATTAATTGACATATCATTTCTAGCAAAGCAATACAAAAAATAAATCTACTTCAAGCAGATGAAAGAAAATTTTTATTAAATAGTGAATTGCATGGGATCAAAGCACTTGGAATGTTCTGAAGAACAAACCTTACTTTCACTTGATTAAGCAACACATTTTTAGTTATTGCCCTTTTTATTTATGCATTTCACCCTAAAAATTACATCGTTAAACAGGTTTTCTTTTTAGCAATTGTTTACATCACAATTACTTTTGTAGTTTATTGAACTTTAATTTTTGGACCTGATCTTAAAAAATTCACACCTCTATATTTCTTTAATACATTCATAATTCACGCTGTAAACCCTATTTTAGGTTTTGTTGTGTGAATTATGAACAGAAAAGAACTTGAAGTATCTAGAAAAACAATTTACCTTAGTCTTATCACAATGGTTTGTTACTACTTTTTTGCCTTAATAACATTCTTTATGGCATTGCCAATTCATAATGAATTACAAAATGTTCAACTTAAAGAAAATGCTACATTAACAAAAGAATTAGATATGACTATTTATGGATTTTTAAACTTCACACATCCACTTTTCTATAAAGGAACAAATACTTTTGTTATTGTACTTTTAAATATCGTTATCTTTGTATTTGGAAGTGTTTTAACCCCATTAATAGGTCTTTTTTGAACAAAAGTATTTAGAGTCAAAATTAGAAAACGTTAG
- a CDS encoding DUF4256 domain-containing protein, producing the protein MENRAYKLLKSLYESKIQENLRFSWETIQKEILENKEKLDSLEAFFQVGEELELIEYEGSLFLIEMGVNSPSRRSFYYDEQARITRKKFAPENSALEWCKQNNVSLVDEKMYFFIQDLKDIDLKTSSWILTNISLRNLGGAIFGDKRYGRTFTYHNGADSYYSSRGFSYLYKIIIKMFLVYLKPGNNR; encoded by the coding sequence ATGGAAAATAGAGCATATAAATTATTAAAATCACTATATGAAAGCAAAATTCAAGAAAATTTAAGGTTTTCTTGAGAAACAATTCAAAAAGAAATATTAGAAAATAAAGAAAAACTAGATTCTTTAGAAGCATTTTTTCAAGTCGGAGAAGAACTTGAGTTAATTGAATATGAAGGTTCATTATTTTTAATTGAAATGGGAGTAAATTCTCCAAGTAGAAGAAGTTTTTACTACGATGAGCAAGCTCGAATTACTCGTAAAAAGTTTGCTCCAGAAAATTCTGCTTTAGAATGATGCAAGCAAAATAATGTCTCATTAGTTGATGAAAAAATGTACTTTTTCATCCAAGATTTAAAAGATATCGATCTTAAAACTTCTTCTTGGATTTTAACTAATATTTCATTAAGAAATTTAGGCGGCGCAATATTTGGCGATAAGCGCTACGGAAGAACTTTTACCTACCATAACGGGGCAGATTCATACTATTCTTCAAGGGGGTTTTCGTACCTATATAAAATTATTATAAAAATGTTTCTAGTGTATTTAAAACCAGGGAACAATCGTTAA
- the eno gene encoding phosphopyruvate hydratase translates to MSAIKKIHAREVLDSRGNPTVQVEVYTELGGYGSAMVPSGASTGTREALELRDKGSKYESNWFGGKGVMLAVDHVNQDIAPVVEGMEVTDQRGIDLAMIKLDGTENKAKLGANAILGVSLAVARAAANELDLPLYKYLGGFNAHQLPVPMLNVINGGEHASNTIDFQEFMIMPVGAKSLRESLQMANFVFHNLAKLLKKAGHGVQVGDEGGFAPNFKSHEEALDFLVDAIKEAGYVPARSGEKAVAIAMDCASSELYNNGVYTFGKLKAAIESKKPGFEHLEGVKLEYTTDEMIDYLGNLVAKYPIISIEDGLAESDWAGFKKFTEKYGKQLQIVGDDLTVTNTAILKRAIEEKSMNSILIKVNQIGSLTETFDAIQMAQKANMTAVVSHRSGETEDSTIADIAVAMNAGQIKTGSLSRTDRIAKYNRLLAIEEELGNSSEFQGVKSFYNIEVK, encoded by the coding sequence ATGTCAGCAATTAAAAAAATTCACGCACGTGAAGTTTTAGACTCACGTGGTAACCCAACAGTTCAAGTTGAAGTTTACACAGAATTAGGTGGATACGGATCAGCAATGGTTCCTTCAGGTGCTTCAACAGGAACAAGAGAAGCTCTTGAACTTAGAGATAAAGGGTCAAAATATGAATCAAACTGATTTGGTGGAAAAGGTGTTATGTTAGCTGTTGATCACGTTAACCAAGACATCGCTCCAGTAGTTGAAGGGATGGAAGTTACAGATCAACGTGGAATTGACCTTGCTATGATCAAATTAGACGGAACAGAAAACAAAGCAAAACTTGGTGCTAACGCAATTTTAGGAGTTTCACTTGCAGTTGCTCGTGCAGCAGCAAATGAACTTGATTTGCCACTTTACAAATACCTTGGTGGATTCAATGCTCACCAATTACCAGTTCCTATGTTAAACGTTATTAACGGTGGAGAACACGCATCAAACACAATCGACTTCCAAGAATTTATGATTATGCCAGTTGGTGCAAAAAGCCTTAGAGAATCATTACAAATGGCAAACTTTGTATTCCACAACTTAGCTAAATTACTTAAAAAAGCTGGACACGGTGTTCAAGTTGGAGATGAAGGGGGATTTGCTCCTAACTTCAAATCACATGAAGAAGCTCTTGATTTCTTAGTTGATGCTATTAAAGAAGCCGGATACGTTCCTGCTCGTTCAGGAGAAAAAGCTGTTGCTATTGCAATGGACTGTGCTTCAAGTGAACTTTACAACAATGGTGTATATACATTTGGTAAATTAAAAGCTGCTATCGAAAGCAAAAAACCAGGATTTGAACACTTAGAAGGTGTTAAATTAGAATATACAACAGATGAAATGATTGACTACTTAGGAAACTTAGTTGCTAAATACCCAATTATTTCTATCGAAGATGGTCTTGCTGAAAGTGACTGAGCTGGATTTAAAAAATTCACAGAAAAATACGGAAAACAACTTCAAATCGTTGGTGATGACCTTACAGTTACAAATACAGCTATTTTAAAACGTGCTATTGAAGAAAAATCAATGAACTCAATCTTAATTAAAGTTAACCAAATTGGTTCATTAACAGAAACATTTGACGCTATCCAAATGGCTCAAAAAGCAAACATGACAGCTGTTGTTTCACACCGTTCAGGAGAAACAGAAGATTCAACGATCGCTGATATTGCTGTTGCTATGAACGCTGGACAAATCAAAACTGGATCATTATCACGTACAGACCGTATTGCTAAATACAACCGTTTATTAGCTATCGAAGAAGAACTTGGAAACTCATCAGAATTCCAAGGTGTTAAATCATTCTACAACATCGAAGTTAAATAA
- the dnaX gene encoding DNA polymerase III subunit gamma/tau yields MSYKALYRKYRPSNFEEVVGQEHIVETLKNIIKNDKVGHAYLFNGPKGTGKTSVAKIFASVLNCAHRNDSLNPCKECKDNLANNFDIIEMDAASNNGVDEIRDLKEKIEQAPINSKYKIYIIDEVHMLSKSAFNALLKTLEEPPKHAIFIFATTDPQKIPLTILSRLQRFNFLRMTNQNIVSHLQKIFKLENIQYEEKALNAIANLSSGGMRDALSVSDQLAALGNGKVTYKDVLKTFGIISSSTIIELLQIINSGDSFELIKKLNQLYIEGIDPQQLIFSLINATKEWIIFNKTGDEKYLEHFSKEDFANLKFSITVALDLSEQFYDIFTKIFKSENPFQIIELGLLKVLNRSDKSVKSEAPIIYQKPVIEASKIQSKPVIEPEFVDDFYHYQEPTYIKKQTIEPAELPKSKSTIKIDMKAIDKSLEKIDSEPIQNVFKEQSDVNLNSGDDLFTPRQIMELSIFKKAQPDYVQFENRYKSICENTKNELSFYLSQLPDKKAKEVIENIAKTTVAAGYSDFVVLECQDEKVLRFFKENLGKAFFKKTIKDFFQKNLYVYPISTNLKKEAIALRKKNRDLEVKNVEHIKNFDNILEHSSNKSNSIVQNLFGDDVDFKLEIRK; encoded by the coding sequence GTGAGTTACAAGGCTTTATATAGGAAATATCGACCATCAAATTTCGAAGAAGTTGTTGGTCAAGAACACATAGTGGAAACGCTTAAAAACATTATTAAAAATGACAAAGTAGGGCATGCCTATCTTTTTAATGGACCAAAGGGAACAGGTAAAACTTCAGTAGCTAAAATTTTTGCTAGCGTGCTAAATTGTGCCCACCGTAATGATTCATTAAATCCATGCAAGGAATGTAAGGATAATCTTGCTAATAATTTTGACATTATCGAGATGGATGCAGCTTCAAATAATGGGGTAGATGAAATTAGAGATTTAAAAGAAAAAATCGAGCAAGCCCCAATTAACTCAAAGTATAAAATCTACATCATCGATGAGGTGCATATGCTTTCTAAAAGTGCCTTCAATGCACTTTTAAAAACTTTAGAAGAACCTCCAAAGCATGCTATTTTTATTTTCGCTACAACTGATCCACAAAAAATTCCACTTACAATTCTTTCAAGATTGCAAAGATTTAATTTCTTAAGAATGACTAATCAAAATATTGTTAGCCACCTTCAAAAAATCTTTAAATTAGAAAATATCCAGTATGAAGAAAAAGCCTTAAATGCAATTGCTAACCTGTCTTCTGGAGGGATGAGAGATGCTCTTTCAGTATCTGATCAACTTGCTGCATTAGGGAATGGAAAAGTCACTTACAAAGATGTTTTAAAAACCTTTGGAATTATTTCTTCAAGCACTATCATTGAACTTTTACAAATCATAAATAGCGGTGATTCATTTGAACTTATCAAAAAGCTTAACCAACTTTATATCGAAGGAATTGATCCACAACAACTTATTTTTTCTTTAATTAATGCCACTAAAGAATGAATTATTTTTAATAAAACTGGTGATGAAAAATACTTGGAGCATTTTTCAAAAGAAGATTTTGCAAACCTTAAATTTTCTATCACTGTTGCGCTTGATCTTTCTGAGCAATTTTATGATATTTTCACTAAAATATTTAAATCAGAAAATCCTTTTCAAATCATTGAACTTGGGCTTTTAAAAGTGCTGAATCGCAGTGATAAAAGTGTCAAAAGTGAAGCACCTATTATCTATCAAAAACCTGTGATCGAGGCTTCTAAAATACAAAGTAAGCCAGTTATAGAACCTGAGTTTGTTGATGATTTTTATCATTATCAAGAACCTACATATATTAAGAAACAAACAATTGAGCCAGCGGAGCTTCCTAAATCTAAATCAACAATCAAAATCGACATGAAAGCTATTGATAAAAGTTTAGAAAAAATTGATAGCGAACCAATTCAAAATGTTTTTAAAGAGCAAAGTGATGTAAATTTAAATAGTGGAGATGATTTATTCACACCTAGACAAATTATGGAGCTTTCAATTTTTAAAAAAGCTCAACCTGATTATGTTCAATTTGAAAACAGATACAAGTCAATTTGTGAAAACACAAAAAATGAGCTTAGTTTTTACCTTTCTCAATTACCTGATAAAAAAGCAAAAGAAGTCATTGAAAATATTGCTAAAACTACCGTAGCAGCTGGTTATAGTGATTTTGTGGTTTTAGAATGTCAAGATGAAAAAGTTCTAAGATTCTTTAAAGAAAACTTAGGTAAAGCTTTTTTCAAAAAAACAATCAAAGATTTTTTCCAAAAAAATCTTTATGTATATCCAATTTCTACAAACCTCAAAAAAGAAGCCATTGCTCTTAGAAAGAAAAATCGTGATTTAGAAGTAAAAAATGTTGAGCATATCAAAAACTTTGATAACATTTTAGAACACAGCTCAAATAAGTCTAATTCAATCGTTCAAAATCTTTTTGGAGATGATGTTGATTTTAAATTAGAAATTAGAAAATAA
- a CDS encoding YbaB/EbfC family nucleoid-associated protein, which yields MFSPNMLKQMKKMQKELEEKQAAFEEKEFSAEKYGVKVVVSGAFEVKSVTIDPELLEDGDVESLQDVFYVVLNEVLQNIKDEQAELTPQMPSGMPF from the coding sequence ATGTTTAGTCCAAATATGTTAAAGCAAATGAAAAAAATGCAAAAAGAATTAGAAGAGAAACAAGCAGCTTTTGAAGAAAAAGAATTTTCTGCTGAAAAATACGGTGTGAAAGTTGTTGTTAGTGGTGCATTTGAAGTCAAATCAGTAACTATTGATCCCGAATTATTAGAAGATGGTGATGTTGAATCATTACAAGATGTTTTCTATGTAGTTCTTAATGAAGTGTTACAAAACATCAAAGATGAACAAGCAGAATTAACACCACAAATGCCTAGCGGAATGCCATTTTAA
- a CDS encoding toprim domain-containing protein, producing MFNSPTIEEFIEKLKKIPGISKKQAEKIVFWVLNSNEEDVNSVSNYFKKVKERISFCQFCLNAKEDDLCYICNDQDRKNTLMIVESQLVIQKIENARFYNGKYFVFEKLLKEENDTQKVMQIISRLKTYCQSFDEVILAISPTLQGEITNALIKKELEPLNIKVSQLAIGVPIGASVDYMDEFTLKFALEHRQK from the coding sequence ATGTTTAATTCACCAACAATTGAAGAGTTTATTGAAAAGCTCAAAAAAATACCTGGAATATCCAAGAAACAAGCTGAAAAAATTGTTTTTTGAGTTTTAAATTCCAATGAAGAAGATGTTAATTCTGTTTCTAATTATTTTAAAAAAGTTAAGGAAAGAATTAGCTTTTGTCAATTTTGTTTAAACGCAAAAGAAGATGATTTGTGCTACATTTGCAACGATCAAGACCGAAAAAATACATTAATGATTGTCGAAAGTCAATTAGTGATTCAAAAAATTGAAAATGCTCGTTTTTATAATGGGAAGTATTTTGTTTTTGAGAAATTATTAAAAGAAGAAAATGATACTCAAAAAGTGATGCAAATTATAAGCAGGTTAAAAACATATTGCCAAAGCTTTGATGAAGTAATTTTAGCCATTTCTCCTACTTTACAAGGGGAAATTACCAATGCTCTTATCAAAAAAGAACTTGAACCTTTAAATATTAAAGTTTCACAACTTGCTATTGGAGTTCCGATTGGAGCTTCAGTAGATTATATGGATGAATTTACTTTAAAATTTGCACTTGAACATAGACAAAAATAA
- the tmk gene encoding dTMP kinase, with product MFITFEGLDGSGKTTTIGKLAQELHKKFPELNLVLTREPGGDKVPEAERIREIILDKASDLSDMAEALLYTTSRRVHLEKVVWPSLKEKKFVICDRYIDSFYAYQGYARGLDLDFIKQITTLVIEDAIPDLTFFMEFTPEEAHKRREETRLVKDRMENEKMAFHEKVYAGYKELIKQNPERFILIDASKTMQEVLEEVFEKLTNHPKFKEYCNKYVKSQSN from the coding sequence ATGTTTATAACTTTTGAAGGACTGGATGGATCTGGTAAAACCACAACAATTGGGAAGCTTGCACAAGAGTTGCATAAAAAATTTCCAGAGTTAAATTTAGTATTAACAAGGGAACCTGGCGGGGATAAGGTTCCTGAAGCTGAAAGAATCAGGGAAATCATTTTAGATAAAGCTTCTGATTTATCAGATATGGCGGAAGCTCTTTTATACACCACAAGTAGAAGAGTTCACTTAGAAAAAGTGGTGTGACCTTCTTTAAAAGAAAAGAAATTTGTAATTTGTGATCGTTATATCGATAGTTTTTATGCATACCAAGGTTATGCACGGGGACTAGATTTAGATTTTATTAAACAAATCACTACTTTAGTAATTGAAGATGCTATTCCAGATCTTACTTTCTTTATGGAATTTACTCCTGAGGAAGCTCATAAACGTAGAGAAGAAACTCGTTTAGTCAAAGATCGAATGGAAAATGAAAAAATGGCTTTTCATGAAAAAGTTTATGCTGGATATAAGGAATTAATTAAGCAAAATCCAGAGCGTTTCATTTTAATTGATGCTTCTAAAACTATGCAAGAAGTTCTCGAAGAAGTTTTTGAAAAACTCACTAATCACCCTAAATTTAAGGAATATTGTAATAAATATGTTAAGTCACAAAGTAATTAA
- a CDS encoding AAA family ATPase: MLSHKVINDLKNAKANNMLSHLYILEASPSLEIHNDLLLFLNELFELQLTSLDPENLDPNLYYIDGKNHKIEKEIVEHFFYNASFRESGNQKEKIILIENIENASLSVLNSMLKNIEDPSDNLVIILTTNNINKVLPTIISRAQVIKIIPENPVSIYEQINFLDDNIHKILCSLSFDNFEKLQNFSFNNKIDSILSEFLVAIQNSTKNKEYLYLYLTKKLVKDNWELNKSLLKTMVNIIKSTWNFYPFNARKSDFEKLNKLSNKLINSTKNPFLIIETIEKFFTKARKELNFNISKENFLIEIMECYG; the protein is encoded by the coding sequence ATGTTAAGTCACAAAGTAATTAATGACTTAAAAAATGCGAAAGCTAATAATATGCTTTCGCATTTATACATTTTAGAAGCTTCTCCAAGTTTAGAAATTCATAATGATCTATTGCTTTTTTTAAATGAACTTTTTGAGCTCCAATTAACATCTTTAGACCCAGAAAATCTGGATCCAAATTTATATTATATCGACGGTAAAAATCACAAAATTGAAAAAGAAATAGTTGAACATTTTTTCTATAATGCTTCTTTTAGAGAAAGCGGAAATCAAAAAGAAAAAATTATCTTGATTGAAAATATTGAAAACGCTTCTTTAAGCGTGCTTAATAGCATGCTTAAAAATATTGAAGATCCTTCTGATAATCTTGTGATTATTTTAACAACTAATAACATCAATAAAGTTTTGCCAACTATAATTTCTAGAGCTCAAGTAATTAAAATAATTCCTGAAAATCCAGTAAGTATTTATGAGCAAATCAACTTTTTAGACGATAATATTCATAAAATATTATGTTCTTTATCTTTTGATAATTTTGAAAAACTTCAAAACTTCTCTTTTAATAATAAAATAGATAGTATTTTGAGCGAGTTTTTAGTTGCAATTCAAAATTCAACTAAAAATAAGGAATATTTATATCTTTATCTAACTAAAAAGCTTGTTAAAGATAATTGAGAGCTTAATAAATCTCTCTTAAAAACAATGGTAAACATTATTAAGAGCACTTGAAATTTTTATCCTTTTAATGCTAGAAAAAGTGATTTTGAAAAACTAAATAAATTAAGTAATAAACTTATCAATTCAACTAAAAACCCTTTCTTAATAATTGAAACAATTGAGAAATTCTTTACCAAAGCTAGAAAAGAATTAAATTTTAATATTAGTAAAGAAAACTTTTTAATCGAAATAATGGAGTGTTATGGCTAA
- the rsmI gene encoding 16S rRNA (cytidine(1402)-2'-O)-methyltransferase — MAKLYIVGTPIGNFDDITLRALKTLEKVEHIACEDTRVTTKLLRHFELPDKKLFSYNNFNERSSSNGIIKLLEQGIDVALVSDAGMPVVSDPGFEAIKQVRSNNFEIEIIPGVNAAITAFVGSNFSSTFTFLGFLKDKSNQRKNELAKLEIGTYIFYVSPHKLEQSLLDINEVFSGKEQICLSRELTKMYETWYYGNAKEVLEKLLANNEIKGEFTLILNIPKIKKEKVSKYAHLKNQ, encoded by the coding sequence ATGGCTAAATTATATATTGTAGGTACCCCAATTGGTAATTTTGATGACATTACCCTAAGAGCTTTGAAAACACTTGAAAAAGTCGAGCACATTGCTTGCGAAGATACTAGAGTTACCACTAAATTACTAAGACATTTTGAACTTCCTGATAAAAAACTTTTTTCTTATAACAACTTTAATGAAAGAAGTTCAAGCAATGGAATTATCAAGTTACTGGAGCAAGGAATTGATGTAGCGCTTGTTTCTGATGCTGGGATGCCTGTTGTTTCGGATCCAGGTTTTGAGGCAATCAAGCAAGTAAGAAGTAATAATTTCGAAATAGAAATCATCCCTGGGGTTAATGCTGCTATTACTGCTTTTGTAGGTTCTAATTTTAGTAGCACCTTTACCTTTTTAGGGTTTTTAAAAGATAAAAGCAACCAAAGAAAAAATGAACTTGCAAAGCTTGAAATTGGAACATACATTTTTTACGTTTCTCCCCATAAACTAGAGCAATCCTTATTAGATATTAACGAAGTTTTTAGTGGAAAAGAACAAATTTGTCTCTCAAGAGAACTTACTAAAATGTATGAAACTTGATACTACGGAAATGCTAAAGAAGTTTTGGAAAAACTTCTTGCTAATAATGAAATTAAGGGCGAATTTACTTTGATACTTAATATCCCTAAAATCAAGAAAGAGAAAGTTTCTAAATATGCACATTTAAAAAATCAATAG